A stretch of the Diorhabda sublineata isolate icDioSubl1.1 chromosome 11, icDioSubl1.1, whole genome shotgun sequence genome encodes the following:
- the LOC130450553 gene encoding uncharacterized protein LOC130450553 yields the protein MARESEEYKNAIKDIASHSHQLESPFDRVRCVEWCRKLAGLSDEDLESCKLKNEYAQFLRIQARHKFLHGPFTSPPPDGQLSTLSECLGNLMAQQIPYLPRVGPLCPVIHHKSPDGRAYVSTKQIPGGGVFCYMAVSPDGLKCTIK from the exons atggCTAGAGAAAGTGAAGAGTATAAAAACGCAATAAAAGATATAGCATCGCATTCACACCAACTTGAGAGTCCTTTCg ATAGAGTACGATGCGTCGAATGGTGTAGAAAATTAGCAGGACTGTCTGATGAAGACTTAGAATCATGTAAATTAAAAAACGAATATGCTCAATTTTTAAGAATTCAAGCTCGACATAAATTTTTACATGGTCCATTTACATCGCCTCCACCTGACGGTCAGCTCAGTACTCTATCTGAGTGCCTTGGAAATCTAATGGCCCAACAG ATTCCATATTTACCCCGCGTAGGACCCTTATGTCCTGTTATTCATCACAAGTCACCAGATGGTAGGGCGTATGTATCAACTAAACAAATACCAGGAGGTGGTGTTTTCTGTTACATGGCCGTTAGCCCAGACGGTTTAAAATGTACAattaaataa
- the LOC130450548 gene encoding hepatocyte growth factor-regulated tyrosine kinase substrate isoform X1, which yields MSIFRSTRNFDLLLEKATSHLLMEPDWETTMQICDLIRQNDVQPKHAVSSLKKKLTSTNPHSALYALLVLESIVKNCGVVVLDEIATKPFCEFLNELCKTTAHEKVRSKLLELIQTWNFAFRKNSKYGGVLKELMNTMKVDGHKFPALRESDAMFASDTAPEWADGDVCHRCRVQFNVIQRKHHCRACGQVFCGQCTSKTSTLPKFGIEKEVRVCDACYDEATKPSATSKAAISKAESELPEEYLKSSLAQQKQDPPKKTEDELREEEEFQLALALSQSEAEAKEKEKFKTTSSIYQVKVEPTPVEKPATPPQQEETNPELARYLNRSYWESLQTNDQNEQGRPTSPSAPATAPTQTIDNKYKTKENGLVDNDLEEFMKTLKSHVEIFINRMKSNSSRGRSITNDTSVQTLFMNITAMHSRLLHYIQEHDDSRIHFERLQDKLTQVKDARAALDDLREEHNEKLRREAEEQERMRQLQMAHKLEVMRKKKEEYLQYQRQLALQRIQEQEREMHMRQEQQKQQYMMPQYGYIGSPVHGQQFPPNMAPQIGNYNTYPYPQQPMMPPGQIPINQGPPHGPRPTQQPHNPVLGPPPGFAQGPTSTNTISNNPPYVPHGVASQTIIGMPTVGIPPGHNPQTGMSGMPLQQAGIPQAGSIPPQPNSLPHQHGGIPQNQVLPQGQVAPQFQQPGAPPASPQVQSNGEAQTAELISFD from the exons atgtctaTATTTCGTAGCACAAGAAATTTTGATCTTTTGCTTG aaaaagcaACTAGTCATTTGTTGATGGAACCCGATTGGGAGACTACGATGCAAATATGCGATTTAATAAGGCAAAATGATGTGCA GCCCAAACACGCAGTATCTtcgttaaagaaaaaattaacatcaacaAATCCTCATTCTGCACTATATGCCCTTTTGGTTTTGGAAAGCATTGTTAAGAATTGTG GTGTGGTTGTTCTTGATGAAATAGCCACCAAGCCGTTTTGTGAGTTTCTGAATGAGTTGTGCAAAACTACTGCTCATGAGAAAGTACGTAGCAAGCTATTGGAGTTAATTCAAACTTGGAATTTTGCTTTTCGAAAGAATTCTAAATATGGGGGAGTACTAAAG GAACTCATGAATACAATGAAAGTGGACGGTCATAAATTTCCGGCATTGAGAGAATCTGATGCGATGTTTGCATCAGATACAGCGCCTGAATGGGCAGATGGTGATGTTTGTCATAGATGCAGGGTACaatttaatgttattcaaaGAAAACATCATTGTAGGGCTTGCGGTCAAGTTTTTTGCGGACAGTGTACATCGAAAACTTCAACTTTACCCAAGTTTGGGATTGAAAAAGAG GTTAGAGTGTGCGATGCTTGTTACGATGAAGCTACAAAACCATCAGCAACTTCCAAAGCAGCGATTTCAAAAGCTGAATCTGAATTACCAGAGGAATATCTAAAGAGCTCATTAGCCCAACAGAAACAG GATCCTCCTAAAAAGACTGAAGATGAActaagagaagaagaagaatttcagTTAGCTCTAGCTTTAAGTCAATCAGAAGCTGAAgcaaaagaaaaggaaaaatttaaaacaacatCTAGTATATACCAAGTAAAAG TAGAACCGACTCCAGTAGAAAAACCTGCGACTCCTCCACAACAAGAAGAAACCAATCCGGAATTAGCCAGATATTTGAATCGTTCTTATTGGGAATCTCTTCAAACTAATGATCAAAATGAACAAGGTCGACCGACAAGTCCTTCAGCTCCAGCTACTGCTCCTACTCAAACTAtcgataataaatacaaaacaaagGAAAACGGTTTGGTCGACAACGATTTAGAAGAATTCATGAAGACTTTGAAAAGCCACGTAGAAATATTCATCAATAGAATGAAGAGTAATTCCAGCAGGGGAAG ATCTATTACAAACGATACTAGCGTTCAAACGCTTTTTATGAATATAACAGCGATGCATTCGAGACTTTTACACTATATACAAGAACACGATGATAGTCGCATCCATTTCGAACGTTTGCAAGATAAATTAACGCAGGTTAAAGATGCTCGAGCCGCATTAGATGATCTCCGCGAAGAGCACAACGAAAAGCTTAGAAGAGAAGCTGAGGAACAAGAACGTATGCGTCAATTACAAATGGCCCATAAATTAGAAGTAATGAGGAAGAAAAAAGAG GAATATTTACAATACCAAAGGCAGTTAGCTTTACAAAGGATCCAAGAGCAAGAAAGGGAAATGCACATGAGACAAgaacaacaaaaacaacaatataTGATGCCACAATATGGTTACATCGGCTCTCCAGTTCACGGACAACAGTTTCCACCAAACATGGCTCCTCAAATTGGAAATTACAATACTTATCCTTATCCCCAACAACCCATGATGCCTCCTGGACAGATTCCAATAAATCAAGGACCACCTCATG gCCCTCGTCCTACCCAGCAACCTCATAATCCCGTACTCGGACCTCCTCCGGGTTTTGCGCAAGGTCCAACTTCAACAAACACCATTTCTAATAATCCACCATATGTACCACATGGAGTAGCATCACAAACAATAATAGGTATGCCTACTGTTGGAATACCTCCCGGACATAATCCGCAAACTGGTATGAGTGGTATGCCACTACAGCAAGCCGGTATTCCTCAGGCAGGTAGTATACCTCCTCAACCAAATAGTTTACCACATCAACATGGTGGTATACCACAAAACCAAGTGTTACCACAAGGACAG GTAGCACCGCAGTTTCAACAGCCGGGAGCTCCGCCTGCTAGCCCTCAAGTGCAATCAAATGGAGAAGCACAAACAGCCGAGCTGATAAGCTTCGATTAA
- the LOC130450548 gene encoding hepatocyte growth factor-regulated tyrosine kinase substrate isoform X2, with protein MSIFRSTRNFDLLLEKATSHLLMEPDWETTMQICDLIRQNDVQPKHAVSSLKKKLTSTNPHSALYALLVLESIVKNCGVVVLDEIATKPFCEFLNELCKTTAHEKVRSKLLELIQTWNFAFRKNSKYGGVLKELMNTMKVDGHKFPALRESDAMFASDTAPEWADGDVCHRCRVQFNVIQRKHHCRACGQVFCGQCTSKTSTLPKFGIEKEVRVCDACYDEATKPSATSKAAISKAESELPEEYLKSSLAQQKQDPPKKTEDELREEEEFQLALALSQSEAEAKEKEKFKTTSSIYQVKEPTPVEKPATPPQQEETNPELARYLNRSYWESLQTNDQNEQGRPTSPSAPATAPTQTIDNKYKTKENGLVDNDLEEFMKTLKSHVEIFINRMKSNSSRGRSITNDTSVQTLFMNITAMHSRLLHYIQEHDDSRIHFERLQDKLTQVKDARAALDDLREEHNEKLRREAEEQERMRQLQMAHKLEVMRKKKEEYLQYQRQLALQRIQEQEREMHMRQEQQKQQYMMPQYGYIGSPVHGQQFPPNMAPQIGNYNTYPYPQQPMMPPGQIPINQGPPHGPRPTQQPHNPVLGPPPGFAQGPTSTNTISNNPPYVPHGVASQTIIGMPTVGIPPGHNPQTGMSGMPLQQAGIPQAGSIPPQPNSLPHQHGGIPQNQVLPQGQVAPQFQQPGAPPASPQVQSNGEAQTAELISFD; from the exons atgtctaTATTTCGTAGCACAAGAAATTTTGATCTTTTGCTTG aaaaagcaACTAGTCATTTGTTGATGGAACCCGATTGGGAGACTACGATGCAAATATGCGATTTAATAAGGCAAAATGATGTGCA GCCCAAACACGCAGTATCTtcgttaaagaaaaaattaacatcaacaAATCCTCATTCTGCACTATATGCCCTTTTGGTTTTGGAAAGCATTGTTAAGAATTGTG GTGTGGTTGTTCTTGATGAAATAGCCACCAAGCCGTTTTGTGAGTTTCTGAATGAGTTGTGCAAAACTACTGCTCATGAGAAAGTACGTAGCAAGCTATTGGAGTTAATTCAAACTTGGAATTTTGCTTTTCGAAAGAATTCTAAATATGGGGGAGTACTAAAG GAACTCATGAATACAATGAAAGTGGACGGTCATAAATTTCCGGCATTGAGAGAATCTGATGCGATGTTTGCATCAGATACAGCGCCTGAATGGGCAGATGGTGATGTTTGTCATAGATGCAGGGTACaatttaatgttattcaaaGAAAACATCATTGTAGGGCTTGCGGTCAAGTTTTTTGCGGACAGTGTACATCGAAAACTTCAACTTTACCCAAGTTTGGGATTGAAAAAGAG GTTAGAGTGTGCGATGCTTGTTACGATGAAGCTACAAAACCATCAGCAACTTCCAAAGCAGCGATTTCAAAAGCTGAATCTGAATTACCAGAGGAATATCTAAAGAGCTCATTAGCCCAACAGAAACAG GATCCTCCTAAAAAGACTGAAGATGAActaagagaagaagaagaatttcagTTAGCTCTAGCTTTAAGTCAATCAGAAGCTGAAgcaaaagaaaaggaaaaatttaaaacaacatCTAGTATATACCAAGTAAAAG AACCGACTCCAGTAGAAAAACCTGCGACTCCTCCACAACAAGAAGAAACCAATCCGGAATTAGCCAGATATTTGAATCGTTCTTATTGGGAATCTCTTCAAACTAATGATCAAAATGAACAAGGTCGACCGACAAGTCCTTCAGCTCCAGCTACTGCTCCTACTCAAACTAtcgataataaatacaaaacaaagGAAAACGGTTTGGTCGACAACGATTTAGAAGAATTCATGAAGACTTTGAAAAGCCACGTAGAAATATTCATCAATAGAATGAAGAGTAATTCCAGCAGGGGAAG ATCTATTACAAACGATACTAGCGTTCAAACGCTTTTTATGAATATAACAGCGATGCATTCGAGACTTTTACACTATATACAAGAACACGATGATAGTCGCATCCATTTCGAACGTTTGCAAGATAAATTAACGCAGGTTAAAGATGCTCGAGCCGCATTAGATGATCTCCGCGAAGAGCACAACGAAAAGCTTAGAAGAGAAGCTGAGGAACAAGAACGTATGCGTCAATTACAAATGGCCCATAAATTAGAAGTAATGAGGAAGAAAAAAGAG GAATATTTACAATACCAAAGGCAGTTAGCTTTACAAAGGATCCAAGAGCAAGAAAGGGAAATGCACATGAGACAAgaacaacaaaaacaacaatataTGATGCCACAATATGGTTACATCGGCTCTCCAGTTCACGGACAACAGTTTCCACCAAACATGGCTCCTCAAATTGGAAATTACAATACTTATCCTTATCCCCAACAACCCATGATGCCTCCTGGACAGATTCCAATAAATCAAGGACCACCTCATG gCCCTCGTCCTACCCAGCAACCTCATAATCCCGTACTCGGACCTCCTCCGGGTTTTGCGCAAGGTCCAACTTCAACAAACACCATTTCTAATAATCCACCATATGTACCACATGGAGTAGCATCACAAACAATAATAGGTATGCCTACTGTTGGAATACCTCCCGGACATAATCCGCAAACTGGTATGAGTGGTATGCCACTACAGCAAGCCGGTATTCCTCAGGCAGGTAGTATACCTCCTCAACCAAATAGTTTACCACATCAACATGGTGGTATACCACAAAACCAAGTGTTACCACAAGGACAG GTAGCACCGCAGTTTCAACAGCCGGGAGCTCCGCCTGCTAGCCCTCAAGTGCAATCAAATGGAGAAGCACAAACAGCCGAGCTGATAAGCTTCGATTAA
- the LOC130450402 gene encoding G protein-activated inward rectifier potassium channel 3-like, protein MFGGFKKGSQQIKNKRSKPLTPKNLSTQRKPRAILKDGKCNIIQPKFRWRYLHYVRDIFTGLVDAEWKWMVQVMIIGFTASWLTFALLWWLIAFVHKDLHDDHLPAKQAENGWTPCVLNIHGFHSCFLYSLETQSTMGYGLRAITEECPEAIFLLCAQCIIGTCIDSFTVGVFFAKLTRPRLTAYTVQFSKNAVICLRDGAYCLMFRIGDIRKSRLIGVSVRALVIHSITTKEGEQLTNYHNELEVTCDETGSEPFLLWPITVVHKIDEDSPLYNYSAKDMLNEKIELIVILDGCIESTGQNTHAKTSYLENEILWGQQFVNVTTFNCDNESYEVNFNYFEKMRRIPMPICSAAEFDQNNETLEKIMYPSQNNEESGIMKRSKSSRNIITNEVDPQDSDKKQIIHFKEERSQTPPFPIDWV, encoded by the exons atgtttggtgGTTTTAAAAAAGGTTCGCAACAGATCAAAAATAAGAGAAG CAAGCCGCTTACCCCCAAAAATTTATCGACTCAACGAAAGCCGAGGGCCATTTTGAAAGATGGTAAATGCAATATTATACAACCAAAATTCCGTTGGAGATATTTACATTACGTAAGAGATATATTCACCGGTTTAGTTGACGCAGAATGGAAATGGATGGTACAAGTAATGATAATCGGTTTCACAGCTTCTTGGTTAACTTTCGCCCTTCTATGGTGGTTGATAGCTTTCGTGCACAAAGATTTACACGATGATCACTTGCCTGCTAAACAGGCCGAAAACG GTTGGACCCCGTGCGTTTTGAATATTCACGGATTCCATTCGTGTTTCCTTTACTCATTAGAAACCCAATCTACAATGGGTTACGGTTTGAGGGCAATTACTGAGGAATGTCCAGAAGCGATATTTCTATTGTGCGCGCAATGTATAATCGGAACGTGCATAGATTCATTCACCGTAGGAGTTTTTTTCGCAAAACTAACTAGACCTAGACTCACAGCTTACACAGtccaattttcgaaaaatgcagtTATCTGTTTACGAGATGGAGCATACTGTTTAATGTTTAGAATAGGAGATATTAGAAAAAGCAGATTGATCG GTGTCAGTGTAAGAGCTTTAGTTATTCACTCGATAACAACAAAAGAAGGAGAGCAGCTCACAAATTACCATAACGAACTCGAAGTTACATGCGATGAAACCGGTAGCGAACCGTTCCTCCTATGGCCCATAACAGTTGTGCACAAAATAGATGAAGACTCGCCATTATACAATTATTCAGCAAAGGACATGTTGAatgagaaaattgaattaatagtGATTTTAGATGGGTGTATTGAGAGCACTGGACAAAACACTCATGCTAAAACAAgttatttagaaaatgaaatacTTTGGGGGCAACAATTCGTGAATGTTACTACATTCAATTGTGATAATGAGAGTTATGAAgtgaatttcaattattttgaaaaaatgagaaGAATACCCATGCCTATTTGTTCTGCTGCTGAGTTTGATCAGAACAACG aaacattagaaaaaattatgtatccAAGTCAAAACAATGAAGAATCGGGTATAATGAAAAGAAGTAAATCCAGTAGGAATATTATAACAAACGAAGTGGATCCTCAAGATTCCGATAAGAAGCAAATTATCCATTTTAAAGAAGAAAGATCACAAACACCGCCTTTTCCCATTGACTGggtataa